In one window of Escherichia coli DSM 30083 = JCM 1649 = ATCC 11775 DNA:
- a CDS encoding recombination protein NinB, whose protein sequence is MKKLTFEIRSPAHQQNAIHAVQQILPDPTKPIVVTIQERNRSLDQNRKLWACLGDVSRQVEWHGRWLDAESWKCVFTAALKQQDVVPNLAGNGFVVIGQSTSRMRVSEFAELLELIQAFGTERGVKWSDEARLALEWKARWGDRAA, encoded by the coding sequence ATGAAAAAACTAACCTTTGAAATTCGATCTCCGGCACATCAGCAAAACGCTATTCACGCAGTACAGCAAATCCTTCCAGACCCAACCAAACCAATCGTAGTAACCATTCAGGAACGCAACCGCAGCTTAGACCAAAACAGGAAGCTATGGGCCTGCTTAGGTGACGTCTCTCGTCAGGTTGAATGGCATGGTCGCTGGCTGGATGCAGAAAGCTGGAAGTGTGTGTTTACCGCAGCATTAAAGCAGCAGGATGTTGTTCCTAACCTTGCCGGGAATGGCTTTGTGGTAATAGGCCAGTCAACCAGCAGGATGCGTGTAAGCGAATTTGCGGAGCTATTAGAGCTTATACAGGCATTCGGTACAGAGCGTGGCGTTAAGTGGTCAGACGAAGCGCGACTGGCTCTCGAATGGAAAGCGCGATGGGGAGATCGGGCTGCATGA